The following coding sequences lie in one Lacerta agilis isolate rLacAgi1 chromosome 4, rLacAgi1.pri, whole genome shotgun sequence genomic window:
- the SHISA2 gene encoding protein shisa-2 homolog, with translation MWRGRCSLGGRPGVSLLLLLLLGLAASARASGEYCHGWQDGATWRDGFQCPEHFDDGDATICCGTCALRYCCSRPEARLDQGVCDNDRQQGGAEHGRPDKDIPDGAAVPIYVPFLIVGSVFVAFIILGSLVAACCCRCLRPKQEPQQSRPPGGNRIMETIPMIPSASTSRGSSSRQSSTAASSSSSANSGARPPPTRSQTNCCLPEGTMNNVYVNMPTNFSVLNCQQATQIVPHQGQYLHPQYVGYAVPHDSMPMAPVPPFLDGLQSGYRPIQSPYPHSNSEQKMYPAVTV, from the exons ATGTGGAGGGGGCGCTGTTCTCTGGGAGGGCGGCCTGGggtgtcgctgctgctgctgctgcttctggggcTGGCGGCGAGTGCGCGGGCCAGCGGCGAGTATTGCCACGGCTGGCAGGACGGGGCGACTTGGCGCGACGGCTTCCAGTGCCCGGAGCACTTCGACGACGGCGACGCCACCATCTGCTGCGGCACGTGCGCCCTTCGCTACTGCTGCTCCCGCCCGGAGGCCCGCCTGGACCAGGGCGTCTGCGACAACGACCGGCAGCAAGGGGGAGCCGAGCACGGCCGGCCCGACAAGGACATCCCTGACGGCGCAGCAG TGCCTATCTACGTGCCCTTCCTTATCGTGGGCTCTGTTTTCGTCGCGTTCATCATCTTGGGGTCCCTCGTAGCAgcttgctgctgccgctgcctgcGCCCCAAGCAAGAGCCCCAGCAGAGCCGGCCTCCTGGAGGCAACCGGATAATGGAGACTATTCCCATGATCCCAAGTGCCAGCACCTCCCGCGGATCCTCGTCGCGTCAATCAAGCACCGCTGCCAGCTCCAGCTCCAGTGCCAACTCAGGTGCCAGGCCTCCCCCTACCAGGTCGCAAACCAACTGCTGTTTACCAGAAGGGACCATGAATAATGTATACGTCAACATGCCTACTAATTTCTCAGTACTGAACTGCCAGCAGGCTACGCAGATAGTGCCTCACCAAGGCCAATATTTGCACCCGCAGTATGTGGGTTACGCTGTACCGCACGACTCTATGCCCATGGCCCCCGTGCCCCCTTTCCTTGACGGCCTGCAAAGTGGATACAGGCCGATTCAGTCTCCTTATCCCCACAGCAATAGCGAACAGAAGATGTACCCAGCAGTGACTGTGTAG